Proteins co-encoded in one Malus sylvestris chromosome 9, drMalSylv7.2, whole genome shotgun sequence genomic window:
- the LOC126582115 gene encoding F-box/LRR-repeat MAX2 homolog A, producing the protein MATTINDLPEPILSTVITLVFDTRTRNSLSLVCKKFRSMERATRTSLTLRGNARDLHRIPICFTAVAQLDLSHLSPWGHALLSPSAANTDPLLLAQRLRDAFPFVTSLTVYSRSPSIVQIVSHLWPGLRRVKLVRWHQRPQSTLGADFDPLFSACQSLSELDLSEFYYWTEDLPPVLESYPNVARSLTKLNLLTTSFTEGFKANEIKSITAACPKLQHLLVACMFDPRYIGFVGEEALLSISTNCPELRVIHLIDTTSLANAHGEPDDDGFTAEDARVGRAALIDFFSGLPLLEELVLDVCKNVRDSGLALEVLGSKCPRLRALKLGQFHGICSAIGSKLNGIALCAGLESLAIKNSADLTDMGLIEIAKGCCKLAKFEVHGCKRITVKGLGTMACLLRKTLVDVSISCCKNLNAAASLRALERIRDRIQRLHIDCVWEPEDAHGFDLDQVNVDDYVGDGIAVNRNGDDGGDYMDLNWAAECENRSKKCKLGMDGECSYMPPSNGNGNGNGFWYGESWERLHYLSLWVGVGELLTPLPSVGLDDCPNLEEIQIRVEGDCRGRHRPTQREFGLSCLAGYPCLSKMKLDCGDTVGYALTAPPGQMDLSLWERFFLTGIESLCLTELDYWPPQDRDVNQRSLWLPAAGLLSECVTLRKLFIHGTAHEHFMMFLVRNPSLRDVQLREDYYPAPENEMSTEMRVDSCCRFEDALNRRPFLD; encoded by the coding sequence ATGGCCACCACCATCAATGACCTGCCGGAGCCCATACTCTCCACCGTCATCACCTTAGTTTTCGACACCCGGACCAGGAACTCGCTCTCCCTTGTGTGCAAAAAGTTCCGGAGCATGGAGAGGGCCACGCGCACATCCCTCACGCTCCGGGGCAACGCCCGCGACCTCCACAGGATCCCGATTTGCTTCACGGCAGTCGCCCAGCTCGACCTCTCACACTTATCCCCATGGGGCCACGCTCTGCTCTCCCCCTCCGCCGCGAACACTGACCCTCTTCTCCTTGCCCAACGCCTCCGTGACGCCTTCCCATTCGTCACCTCACTCACAGTCTACTCCCGATCGCCCTCTATCGTCCAGATCGTCTCCCATCTGTGGCCGGGATTGCGCCGCGTCAAGCTCGTCCGCTGGCATCAACGGCCCCAATCAACCCTCGGCGCCGACTTCGATCCTCTGTTCTCGGCCTGTCAGTCGCTTTCAGAGCTCGACTTGTCAGAGTTCTACTACTGGACGGAGGACCTCCCGCCGGTTCTGGAATCCTATCCCAACGTGGCTCGATCTCTCACCAAGCTCAATCTCTTGACGACGTCATTTACCGAGGGGTTCAAGGCCAACGAGATCAAATCCATCACGGCGGCGTGTCCGAAACTGCAACATCTCCTGGTGGCGTGCATGTTCGATCCGAGATACATAGGCTTCGTCGGCGAGGAGGCGCTCTTATCGATCTCCACAAACTGTCCGGAGCTCAGAGTCATTCATTTGATCGATACGACGTCGCTGGCCAACGCCCACGGCGAGCCAGATGACGACGGTTTCACCGCCGAAGACGCACGGGTCGGGCGCGCGGCGCTAATCGACTTCTTCTCGGGCCTTCCGCTGCTGGAAGAGTTGGTGCTGGATGTTTGTAAGAACGTGAGAGACAGTGGGTTGGCGCTGGAGGTGCTCGGGTCCAAATGCCCCAGGCTGAGGGCGCTCAAGCTGGGCCAGTTCCATGGGATTTGCTCGGCGATTGGGTCCAAGCTCAACGGCATTGCCCTATGTGCCGGGCTGGAGTCGCTGGCGATTAAGAACTCTGCCGATTTGACGGACATGGGGTTGATTGAGATTGCGAAAGGGTGTTGTAAATTGGCCAAGTTTGAGGTCCATGGATGTAAGAGAATAACGGTTAAAGGGTTGGGGACGATGGCCTGTTTGTTGAGGAAGACTTTGGTTGATGTCAGTATCTCTTGTTGCAAGAATTTGAATGCCGCGGCTTCGTTGCGGGCTCTGGAGCGCATTCGTGATCGGATTCAGCGCCTGCACATTGATTGCGTGTGGGAACCAGAGGATGCTCATGGCTTTGATCTGGATCAAGTAAATGTCGATGATTATGTTGGTGACGGCATTGCGGTGAATCGGAATGGTGATGATGGTGGCGATTACATGGACTTGAATTGGGCAGCTGAGTGCGAAAACAGAAGTAAGAAATGCAAGTTGGGGATGGATGGGGAGTGTTCCTATATGCCACCAAGCAATGGCAATGGAAACGGAAATGGGTTTTGGTACGGTGAGAGCTGGGAGAGGCTGCATTATCTCTCGCTTTGGGTTGGGGTCGGTGAGCTGCTGACTCCGTTGCCGTCGGTGGGTCTCGATGATTGCCCCAATCTTGAGGAGATTCAGATTCGGGTTGAAGGGGATTGCAGAGGAAGGCACAGACCCACACAGCGAGAATTCGGGTTGAGCTGCCTCGCAGGCTATCCTTGCCTGTCCAAGATGAAGTTGGATTGTGGTGACACGGTGGGTTATGCATTGACAGCCCCGCCAGGACAGATGGACCTTAGCCTCTGGGAGAGGTTCTTCCTGACTGGGATTGAAAGCTTGTGCCTAACGGAACTCGATTACTGGCCACCGCAAGACCGGGACGTAAACCAAAGGAGTCTCTGGCTTCCGGCTGCGGGGCTGCTGTCGGAATGCGTGACATTGCGGAAGCTTTTCATCCACGGCACAGCTCATGAGCATTTCATGATGTTCCTTGTGAGAAACCCGAGCCTGAGGGATGTGCAGCTGAGGGAGGACTACTATCCGGCGCCCGAAAACGAAATGAGTACGGAGATGAGAGTGGATTCGTGTTGTCGATTCGAAGATGCACTCAACCGGCGCCCATTCCTTGATTGA